The Malus sylvestris chromosome 3, drMalSylv7.2, whole genome shotgun sequence genomic sequence ATCTTGACACCGGTGCCAGCAACCACATGTGCGGAAGAAGAAGCATATTCGTAGAGCTCAATGAATCGGTGAGTGGcaacgtttcttttggagacgaatccaaaatacctgtaaaaggaaaaggtaacatcCTAATTCCCCTGAAAAATGGTAGtcaccaattaatttcaaatgtctactaCGTGCCCAATATGAAAAGCAACATTTTGAGCTTGGGACAACTCTTAGACAAAGGTTATGATATTCACATGAAAAATTATAGCCTTTTTCTTAGAGATGACAAGGGAAGATTAATTGCCAAGgtgaaaatgtcaaagaataAGATGTTTCCTATGAATATTCAAAATGATGTTGCAAAGTGCCTCAAAACATGTTACAAAGACACATCATGGCTTTGGCATCTTCGTTTTTGGCATCTTAACTTTGGGGGACTAGAGTTATTATCCAAGAAGGAGATGGTGAAAGGCTTACCGTGCATCAATCGCCATGATCAAGCTTGCGAAGGATGTACTTGGGAAACAGTTCAGGAAAAGCTTTCCAAAGGAGTCAACCACAAGAGCCCATAAGCCACTCGAGCTTATTCACACCGATGCGTGCGGTCCAATAAAACCAAGCTCTTtgggtaaaaataattatttccttctctttattgatgatttttcaaggaaaacctAGGTTTATTTCTTAAAGCAGAAATCAGAAGTCTTTGGAGcattcaagaagttcaaagccgctgtagaaaaagaaagtggttgcaagatcaaagccatgagatctgatcgaggaggagaattcaCTTCAAAGGAATTTCAAGAATTCTGTGAAGCTAATGGAATTTTTCAACCTTTGACAGTTCCAAGATCCCTTCAGCAAAATGGTGTGGcggaaagaaaaaatcgaaccaTCCTCGACATGGCTCGAACCATGCTCAAAAGCAAGAGATTGCCTAAGGAGTTATGGGTATAAGCTGTAGCATGTGCTGTCTACTTATCCAATAGGTCTCCAACAAGAAGTGTGTGGGGAAAGACTCCGTAAGAAgcatggagtggaagaaagCCATGTATATCTCATCTAAGAGTTTTTGGAAGCATAGCCCATGTACATGTACCAGACGAGAGAAGGACGAAACTCGACGACAAAAGTGAGAAgttcatcttcatcggttaCGACTCAAATTCAAAAGGCTATAAGCTATATAATCCAAACAATGGGAAAATGGTGATTAGTCGAGACGTGATGttcgatgaagaaggagaatgagatTTTGGCTTTCATGCAGGTGATCTTCACTTCTTTCCTcagtttgaagaagagaatgaaCAAGGGATGATGGAGCAAGCAAGAGAGGTTCAACAAGAATCCACTACTCCGCCTGCTTCACCAACATCAACCAATCATGGCAATTCACCAATATCAGCATCTTCAAGTGGGAACctaaatgaaagagaagtaccACGCACAAGAAGTCTACGAGATCTCTATGAGGTAGCTGAAAGACTCGATAATCCTACATTTTTCTGTCTCTTTGCTGATTGTGAAGCAGTTGACTTCCAAGAAGCAGTGCAAGATACTAAGTGGGggaaagcaatggatgaagaaattgaagcaatCCAGAAGAACGATACATGGGAACTCGCTATTCTTCCAAAAGGACACAAAGCCATCGGAGTCAAGTGAGTgtacaagacaaagaaaaataccaacgaagAGGTCGAAAGATACAAGGCGAGACTAGTGGCGAAGGGCTATAGTCAAAGAGTCGGAATCAACTATGATGAGGTATTTGCACCCGTTGCTTGGTTGGAAACTATacgattactaatttctttggcagctcaaaacaaatggaagattcaacaaatggatgtgaagtccGCTTTCCTAAATGGAGTCCTTGAAGAATAAGTCTACATTCAACAACCGTCAGGCTATGAAATCAAAAGGCATGAAGACAAAGTTCTGAAGTTGAAGAAAGCCCtctatgggttaaaacaagcgCCACGAGCATGGAATAGTCGCATCGACAAGTACTTCCAAGAAAACAACTTCATCAAGTGCCCTCATGAACATACTCTCTACGTCAAAGTCAAGGATGAAGATATTCtgattgtgtgcttatatgtggatgatctaaTCTTGACCGGAAGTAATCCAAGCATGTAtgaagagttcaagagagtgatGATCAAAGAATTCGAGATGACCGACATCGGGCTGATGGCATACTACCtaggcattgaagtcaagcagaacgaagaaggcattttcatctcccaagaaagctACACAAAAGAGATactaaaaaagttcaaaatggaaGAATGCAAGCCCATAAGCACACCAGTGGAGTGCGGAGTTaaactaaccaagcatgatGAAGGAGAAAGTGTAGATCCAACATTTTACAAGAGTTTAGTTGGAAGCTTGCGCTACTTGACATGCACAAGACCAGACATTCTCAATGCCGTCAGATTAGTCAATCGCTACATGGAGAATCCCACAACTACACACTTGAAGACTGCCAAAAGAATTCTTCGATACCTTAAAGGTACTGTTAACTTTGGCTTGTTCTATTCAAGTTCTGATAACTACAAACTTGTTGAATATAGCGACAGTGATTGGGCAGGAAATTCCGACAATAGAAAAAGCACTACTGGATTTGTGTTCTTCATAGGAGACACTGCATTCACATGGATGTCCAAGAAGCAACTGATTGTCACTCTTTCTACTTGCGAAGCTGAATACGTAGTTGCTACCTCATGTGTCTGTCATGCAATCTGGCTGAGAAACTTGTTGAAAGAATTAAACATGCCACAAGAAGAGCCAACAGAGATCTATGTCGACAACAAGTCTGCAATAGCTCTAGCAAATAATCCAGTATTCCATGACAGGAGCAAACGCATAGATACCCGCTATCATTACATAAGAGAGTGTATTGCAAGAAAGGATGTGCAAGTGGAATATGTGAAGTCTCAAGACCAAGTCGCCGACATATTCACCAAGCCACTTAAACAAGAAGACTTTGTTAGATTGAGAAAATCAATCAGCGTCACAAGACAACAttaaggggggatgttgaaatgtaatcttgtcttggcccaaGACAATTGATCCGGCCCATacacaaagaaagatccatgcatatgctagagaattctagcaaagttcaagttggtggaagagtctagaagaatggtgaggattccaccaacatacaatattattgtagataattctagcttaggaaggtagtggaattatctagatatctctagcatgatgctttcatgcttctccaaggttctATCCATGCCTAtcaaaggagaaggcatccacaccatttgcaACAATcaagagagcaagtagtgagaagtgagaagaagcaacaaagcttctaagagtgtttgagtgtttcctcttgtactaagtttgtgagtgaataaaaatcttgtgtagtactttgagtattctttctttctcttgcctatcaattccgctgcattacattcttctttgtgagataaatatctccaaagtagtgaagtctaTTTAAGCCCCAACAGAGAAAACATAATAAAACGCAACAGCTCCATTCTTTGCCATTGTTCAATGCTCAAAAACTTCATGGCTGGAAAGGAAGAGTAATTTGTTTATATAGTGAGACTAATTAATGACTGACTATTGTCTCTTTTAATGCATCcagatttttattaattttgtttaagaCTGATTGAGAATTGCATTAATTCAAACACCAGATAAATCAAAAGTTGTTGCAACTGAAAGcctggattatggtaatctggAAGACATGCAGAGAAGGATTCAGTAACGGCAGTCAAAATAGAAATTATAGTAATAAGAAAGTATCAGGATTCGTATTTAATTTTAATgccaaaaaatcaaatttgcCACCAGAATTAAAGTTTACCAGACGAAATATTCCAGATTTCGTCGGGCAAATTCTATTTTACAAGAAATTCTGATCTTACTAATGATCTAGATTCATATCAGGATTCGTAACTATAAAGTAAAGTTTATTTCCCATCGTTTTTCATcaaaattaaattgttttagGCAAACTTTGCCTGACGAACACTTAGGCCGGGTTTACCGGACGAAAAGTTAGGGTGTTTTCTACATTaaaaatttcatgtttttatCATCTATAGACTATAGCAAATTAGATACAATTGTTTTGaaccaagaaagaaaaaaaaagaaaaaaaaaagagaagacaaCTGTTTTGCAAAACAACCGACTCGCATCTTTCTATCCTCATCAGTGGCCAATGGCCATGCATAATAAGTTCAAGCTCAGAATAAAATTGGAGAAAGCATAGTGCAACAGAATAACTCTATGCTTGACCATGTCTCCATGGAATCCACCAGCAAGGCCGGCCTAGGCCCAGTGCAGGCAGGGCAACCGTCCAGGGCCCACaaaaattaggggcaccaaaattattaaggtggtttatttatatatgtttttataagagtataaatttataaaatttggtttaaagatacaaaaatttaactagaagtggtggtttgtcatttgaaaataatgaagaggtcttaggttcaaaacaccatgtgtgcttatttactttccattttttacaaatttctttttataagagtataaatttataaaatttggttaaaggatcaagaagtttaattagaaacaatgatttttgttgtttaaaattaacaagaggtcctaagtttgaaatgctatgtgcatgtttatttattcaatttttacaaatttttgtttggttgttaatttatttttagttactatttagtagctatgtgggttgttatttttaaatattcgttttaattcaagtctaatattcaacaaagaataatacgtagaccaaatttgcaaattatatgacgtgtcatcaaaatgtttaatttagtgcccattcattaataatacatatcaattaaagacttgaaaacatcattatttttttgtcccatattgacaaggttagtaaataagaaaaaaacatctcatgatttattcaaaaacacattcaaagttcagatggaaaacaaaactcatcatctatctacttgtaagtccgaagtttttttgtttccctctctcaatacaaaataaattcgtctttctgtttttttaaattattgagtttgaagtgtttttctaagtataattttttcgatgtcttatgtgtgaaaataaataattttctcaCATGAAATTAGGGCACTTTTTTTTACGTCGTCCCGagcctcaaaaatctctggacCGGCCCTGTCCACCAGCCTTCCAGAATCCAGGCTTTTGAAACAATATCTGGCCTGAATTAATGccaatttgtgtgtcaactgtATTAAATAATCCAGATTTTATTTCATTCTATACATAAATTGGCATTAATTCGGGCCAGAT encodes the following:
- the LOC126615511 gene encoding uncharacterized mitochondrial protein AtMg00810-like → MMRYLHPLLVYIQQPSGYEIKRHEDKVLKLKKALYGLKQAPRAWNSRIDKYFQENNFIKCPHEHTLYVKVKDEDILIVCLYVDDLILTGSNPSMYEEFKRVMIKEFEMTDIGLMAYYLGIEVKQNEEGIFISQESYTKEILKKFKMEECKPISTPVECGVKLTKHDEGESVDPTFYKSLVGSLRYLTCTRPDILNAVRLVNRYMENPTTTHLKTAKRILRYLKGTVNFGLFYSSSDNYKLVEYSDSDWAGNSDNRKSTTGFVFFIGDTAFTWMSKKQLIVTLSTCEAEYVVATSCVCHAIWLRNLLKELNMPQEEPTEIYVDNKSAIALANNPVFHDRSKRIDTRYHYIRECIARKDVQVEYVKSQDQVADIFTKPLKQEDFVRLRKSISVTRQH